The following coding sequences are from one Fusobacterium varium window:
- a CDS encoding NAD(P)H-dependent glycerol-3-phosphate dehydrogenase, with translation MEKVVIIGAGSWGTALGLVLARKDYDVTLWEFNQERAEEIQRERENKRFLPGVKFPDNLKVTNKKEGLLDGIKYVVFSVPSQVLRKVIGSFSNDITEDMLLVNTAKGIEVLTGMRLSEVMKDEIKGKFHKNIVVLSGPTHAEEVAIGIPTTIVAAGVKENAARIQELFNSKNFRVYLNEDITGVEIGAAVKNCLAIGAGIADGMGFGDNTKAALITRGIAEMTRFGKACGAKEITFSGLSGIGDLIVTCASKHSRNRHVGECLGRGQKLQQILDEMTMVAEGVPTVKAVYEQAKAKNISMPILEATYNILYKDADATSMVTELMERTLKEEFY, from the coding sequence GAATTTAACCAAGAGAGAGCAGAAGAGATTCAAAGAGAGAGAGAAAATAAAAGATTTTTACCAGGAGTAAAGTTTCCAGATAATTTAAAGGTTACTAATAAAAAAGAAGGATTATTAGATGGAATAAAATATGTTGTATTTTCAGTACCATCTCAAGTTTTAAGAAAGGTAATTGGAAGTTTTTCAAATGATATTACTGAGGATATGTTACTTGTAAATACTGCAAAAGGAATAGAAGTTTTAACAGGAATGCGTCTTTCTGAAGTTATGAAAGATGAGATAAAAGGAAAGTTTCATAAAAATATAGTTGTTTTATCAGGACCTACTCATGCTGAAGAGGTAGCAATAGGGATACCAACAACTATTGTTGCAGCAGGAGTAAAAGAAAATGCAGCTAGAATACAAGAATTGTTTAATAGTAAGAATTTCAGAGTATATCTAAATGAAGATATAACTGGAGTTGAAATAGGTGCAGCAGTAAAAAACTGTTTGGCTATAGGAGCAGGTATAGCTGATGGAATGGGATTTGGAGATAATACAAAAGCTGCTTTAATAACTAGAGGAATAGCTGAGATGACAAGATTTGGAAAAGCTTGTGGAGCAAAGGAGATAACTTTTTCAGGTTTAAGTGGAATAGGTGACTTAATAGTTACTTGTGCTAGTAAACATAGTAGAAATAGACATGTTGGAGAATGCTTAGGAAGAGGACAAAAACTTCAACAAATTTTAGATGAGATGACAATGGTAGCAGAAGGTGTTCCAACAGTAAAAGCAGTTTATGAACAAGCAAAAGCGAAAAATATATCGATGCCAATACTAGAAGCAACTTATAATATTCTTTATAAAGATGCTGATGCAACAAGTATGGTAACAGAACTTATGGAAAGAACTTTAAAAGAAGAATTTTATTAA